The following nucleotide sequence is from Cucumis melo cultivar AY chromosome 1, USDA_Cmelo_AY_1.0, whole genome shotgun sequence.
AACAATAAGCAACTTGGAGGTTGCAAAAGCACATTCAACAGTGTCGTCTATGGAATCTGGacgggaaaaattaataaatgttCTTCAGACACAAAAGGTTGGTATTATTACATATAAAGATGTATATACTCTGGCGGTATCACCCCTCATCAATTGTTTGTCTCTGTCCAAATTGTAACTAGCAGAAAACTGAAAGCTCTTTCTTTAAGATTTTCAAAGAGATGGCGTTGGAGAGGCCGGAGGCTTCAAATCCTCATACCTGGTTTGATCAAATATAAAATGAGAAAACATGACTGTCTACCTTTTACCCTTTCCTAATCACTAACATAGAATTCACTTAAATTTTTGGTGTTCAACCTCGATCTATATGCTAAACAAAAGCTAACCCTATCAGCTGGTCGAAGTTTTGTATAATATAACATGCAACTTTTACAGAGAAATCAACTAAGGCAGTGTTGTAAGGGCCTTTTGGGGTTTTCCTTAGTTTGGAGTATGCCTTCTAGCAGATGTTTTACTATTGCACCCTTTGTAGCTGGTTTCTAATTATCCAGCTCTGTTCATTAGCTAGGCAGCCTATATAAAAGGCTCCTCTTTTTTACTTCAGCCTTGATGAGTTCATAATCATTTTTTCAAGAATTCTCCCAGACACCGACTCTCTTATATCAGGAACATAAAAGAACTAGGAAGGAACTTACATGGTAAAAGGTGACAGCGGTTGTTGTTTCTTCGGCTTGGGAAGATGTGCTTCACTCTTTGAGTCTTCTGCCTCTGGAATCGCCGATGGGCTGTTTATGGCATAGGTAGCAGGTTGAGGTGGACCGTTTGAGGTAGATGCTGAAGAAAATGATAGGGAAGGTACACTAGGAGATGGTGATGTAGGAGGCTTTAAATCTTCATATCTGGAAGAAATAATATGAAGTGCAAGATCAGTAAGATGATACAAAGTAATGAAATCAGAATGATAAAAAATCTTGTCATCCAGTGAGCAAATATAGGAATATTGGAAGTGGAACTCTATATCCCCTCAGGACTTTGCATGTGGTTGTTGATTCTAATGCAAGCAGTGGCAACGAACTTGCAATGACGTTCTTTCTTTGGACCACAGAGTTTCACTATAAACTTCATTAATATAAGACACTTACGCTATATAAGGGGAGAGAGGTTTCAATGTCGCTGCTTTTTCAGGAGCAGGTGCAGGTGGGGGATTTGCCTCAGCAATCTCAGAAGACGCCTCTACTGAACTAGTTTGAGCACTAGATGAGACTCCTTGGACAACATTTAAATCTATTTTCCCAACAGGTGCAGCTGGAGTAGGAGATGTTGGAGGTTTTAAATCCTCATACCTGGCAGAAGACACAATGTAAGATAACTATTAACTGCCAAGGATAATATACAATTTTCACAGAACCTACGGTCTTGGAAAATTCATGGACAGAAATAACAATCTTTCTTCAGTGTTTATCATCTTTGGTGTGAATCAAAATCAGTCATAAGAGGACAagataatcatatatatactGGAGAAATAACCTACCAATTTGGACTTCATTTATCATTCTTACTATCTTATTAGCTGTTAACCTAGGCATTTGAGCATGATGACTTGAACATTTGTTCTGCAtatggagaaaaagaaaagttcaaGAAATATAGACCAGCCTCTTCCGCTTCCCTATTGTCTTACGCAATGTAGGGTGATGATGACTGTTTTGTAGCATTTGCTACTGCTAATTCCTTTTCCTTTCTGATGTTCAACTGTTCTGATGAAACACTTTGAGATGGTGGCTGTTCTGTCACATTTTCTTCGGCTGACTCCTTTTCTTTGGCAATACTCGACTGTTTTGGAGATGAATCGACAGTTTGTGCAGCACCATATTCCTAGCACAGATCCAGCAAGTATCTAATTTCATGAAGTATTTGGAAGATCATTTGTGAATAGAAACACGTTTTGGATTTCCCATCtagttaattataaaatatgcaaaaaaataAGGGtggataaatttgaaaaaactgACAAGAAGAGCAGTCAATTAGACTAGACTCAGTTAGTGTTGTTctttttaaaggaaaataaagaTTGGTTTTAGATTTTTAATCAGCAAGGAACTTGATTGgtttactttttatttatttacctaaaaaaaaaatcaatttcgGTAAGGTTGTTGATTCAGGTTTTTGAATAATAAGTTTGATAAGAATGCTATTAGGATAAAATTGGGGACATTATTAGGGGATTAAGGAGACGTTAGAAATTAGTTAGAAAATTTGTTAGGGAGATTTGTTAAACACAGTATGAGCGGGAAAGGATAGAAGTAGATAATTGTTTGGTGGCTTTAAGCTTGAATAAGAATACTCAAGAGAGGGAGAGTCATTGCTAGTTTAGACCTCTTAGGTTTTCTCGTGGTTCTTGTAAATTTCATATTTCAATATTATTTCAGTTCTATGGTTCAGTCACAGTTTCCCAATCAGTCTCTGGTGATAAACTAACTGCAGCAGGGCAAAAACATACGCATAACCTCCAAGATATATGAAGTAATCAAGAggataattttaataataactTCGGTGCTGAGTTCAAATGTACAAGCAAATTTAAATGATATTCTTAAATACATATGAAGCTGTTCTGACAAAATTGTTCTCTGCAGGTTATCATGAATTGTTAAAACTAAGAACATAAAATGAGTCtatgttttagaaaaatgaaacaTTGTATGAATTCTTATGAGGAATTTCTAACCCTTCTACTTACAGAAACAACTGACCTTCTCTGGGAAACCATTTGCAACTTTAGATGGTATTTTTCTAAGAAGATCCTCCAGGGAAATCAATGGTGCAGTTGTCTCAGCAATTACTTCTAGCACTTTATAGTATGAAAGATCAGGATTTTTTGCAATGCATGCCATTAGCTCTGCAACctgaaatgaaaaataaaattatctcttttttctctttattattattttttttcttttttcctgtAAGAACAAGCACAAGGTTCTGAAACCTACAGTAGTTCCATAAAGAAAAGGCAAAGTACATACACCAATGGGAGTGCCAAACTACATATACCTATGTTGAGTGCTGACTTTATATTTGGTAAAAGTCATGTGACTCAGCTCAAAGGGCCTATAGTAAATTAGAGGTCCACGAAAATTGTTTTTCTTCATTGGTTAGTTTCTAAGTAGGTCGTAATGTTGAGTTTTGAGAGAAAATTATACATAAAGGTGTGCATCTGCTATACACTAACAGTCAAATTTTTTAATCAATCTCATAAAGATTTTCTTAACGATCCTCCCTACTATAATTGTTTTTCATGCTTAATACAGAACCTGGTACCCTTCTTTAGTGCAATAGGCAGATCAAGAGATGGATCATACTTACTGATATTTTCTTAACGATTCTCTCTAGTTTCATTTTCAGTAACTCTTGCACTGACTTCATTCTCATCATTACTGCCCCTTCCATCCAGGATGACCTCGGTATAAACATTACCATGTTCACCTATATTTTTAGGAATAGCCGTCTTGGACCTATCACTTTCACTCATTTTACTGTCAATATGTGAGTCAATAGAATCAGTCATACCTTGATCTCGTGAAGGTTCAAAATCTTCAATCTTGGACCGGAGCCAACTGATTAGCAGAAGACCTAACTTCCTTTCTAAGATTCCTCCTATAGTAGGTTTTCCAATGAACTTGATTCGTAGGCAGGACTTTGTTGTGAGGCTCTGGACTTGGTATGATAACAAGAGTAGAATTGGTAGACTCTACGGATATTACTCGGTTAgagttagactcttcactctcACTCTCCCTTTAAAGTAGGCTAACGGGAAAGAAAGGACGGTTCTCAAGAAAGGTAACATCCATGGAGACAAATTACTTACGAGAAGACGAATGAAAGCATTTATAGCCTCGTTGATGCAGATGGTAACCAACAAAAACACATGTCTGGGCTCGAGGGGTAAACTTAGATGGGTTAAGACCATGGTTATGAACATAGGCGGTGCACCTGAATACTCGAAGAGGAACATCAGAAATGAAGCGAGTAGAGGGATATGACTCTTTAAGACACTCTAAGGGGTCTGGAGATATAGGACATGAGAAGGCATTTAGTTGATAAGATGGGTTGTAATGAGAATAGTATCGCCCCAAAGATAGGAAGGAAGGGAAGTAGACGACATAAGAGAACGAGCGACTTCCAAAAGGTGACAGTTTTTGCGTTCGGCTACCCCATTTTGTTGGGGGTGTAGGCACAGGAACTTTGGTGGATAATACCTTTGGAGGGCAAAAACTCATTGAGGGTGTTGTTTTGGAACTCACGACCATTGTCACTTCGCAAAATAGCAATATTTGAATTGAACTGCGTTTCTACAGTGTTATAGAAGTCCCTAAAGACAGAGGTGATCTTAGATTTGTCAGAGACAAGAAAAACCCAAGTAAGACGGATATGATCATCAATAAAGATTACGAACCACCGTTTCCCAGATGAGATAATTATCTTGGATGGTCTCCAGACATCACTATGAACGAGGGTAGGTTGGTTTGTATGGTTGTGAAGGAAAAAAACCCGATGTTGTTCAGCCCGAATACATATGTCACAAGGTAAGGTACCCACATCAAGTTTAGAGAGAagttgagaaaataaatgtcacaTATTGGAAATTAGGGTGGCCTAAACGAAAATGCCACAGCATACAATCTTCTTCAGAAGTAGTAAAATAGGAAGATAAAAGACTAGTCCTAGCAGTGCTACTAGAAGAGGTGTCATCATCAAGGAGGTAGAGTCCCCTAATATGCCGAGCAATGTCAATCATCTGCCAAGAACTCAAGTCCTGAAAAGAGACAGAATCCGATAAGAATATTGCTTTATAGTTTAACTCATGAGtaatcttgcttatagatagcAGATTATAAGAAATTTTGGTCACATGTAAAACATTATGTAAGGAGAGTCCTATACTGGGAGAAATCTTCCCCTTCCCAACAATGAGGGCGAAGGAGTCATCTGCAATTCTAATTGTTTCGTTGCAAGCACATGGAATATAGGACACAAATGTTTAGAGGAACCAATGGACTCACTCATATACGCCCACCCTGTGTTCTGTTTGTCGTTGAGAGAGAgtttcttacctcctggggGACGAACATGTAACTTTCAACATGTTCCTTGGTATACCATTGTTTTTTGCAATGCTCACAGACAGGAATCGGTTTTCCATTGTGCTTGTCATTGCCACTGGTAGAGAATCGCGCACTAAAAGCAACAGAGTCAATAGTAGGAGTTGCCGAAATGCTCATAGCACTTGTACGATCCTCCTCGAAGCGGATTTGATAACAGACTTCCACCAGGGATGGAATTGATCTCTAGCCTAGTATACACCCTCGAACTACATTAAACTTAGGATTAAGACCAGTAAGAAAGTCATAAATCTTGTCAATTTCTTCAATTCTAAAGTATTGCAAACCATCATCGGGGCTGGTCCAGACTAGTTCTCTACATAGATCAATTTCCTGCCAGATAAGAGAAAGCTTATTAAAAAAGGATGTGACATCCATGGTTCCTTGCTTGCATTCATGAACTTGATTCCTTAGCGTGTATAGACGAGAGGCATGCTAACGTTTAGAATATAGTTCCTAGGTTGAGTCCCAAATATCCTCAGCAATTGCAGCATACAATAAGGGTTTTCCGATCTGTGGCTCCATACTATTGATCAATGTGGATCAAAGAAGAGAGTCCTCTCCCTTCCAGTATGGTTTCTGTGGGTCTCCCGGTGGAGGACGAGGTATTTCTCCTGTCAAAAAACCAAATTTATGTCGTCCTTCAAGGACCATTTTCACTAACTTAGACCATGAGAAATGGTTATTGTCGTTCAAATTTTCCCTGAAAAATATTATGCAGACTGTGCCACTGTATTAGTCACATAAGAAGAGGATAAAGTGTACATCGATATAGGTGTATGAAGGTCATGACCCAGAGTGTTGGATGTCGCCCCTAAGGTAGCCTCAATTGCTGCAATCTGTTGTCAAAGTCTTTCTAGTTGTTAGTGACCTATACCGAAGAAGAAGCGGAGGCTTGCACCTTAGGGTTGGAATGTGTTGAAGACTCATCAACCTCAAATGTTGAGTGAATTTTAGGGTTCCTAACATCGGTATGGTAACTAAGGTCATTGGGTGAAAGGACATACAAATTTGACTACAGAAGCGGTGGTGGCCAATCGGAATTAGGTGGCAGCACATGAATCGGCACGTGGGGGACACTACAGGTCGCAAATGAAGACAAGGGTGGCACAGCTAGGTCGCTTGGCGGTGTCTGAACAGGATGGGCCAGCGTGTAGGTGGTTCCTGGCGACGCGGATGATGAAAAAAGCTGCGGAATTAAGTTTCCCGCCGTTGTCCGAAGATGGCAGAACCATTCATTCATGGCGGCACTGATCCAAGCATCGACGGTGGTGCTTGTACCGACGGCTCTCCTCTGCTTGGTGTCCAAGGGGTGTGTTATCTAGGGTTTGATCACTATCTcactctgataccatattgaaaaaAGAGACGAAGAGCAAACACAATTTTTTACATGGAAACTCTAGTTCGGGGAGAAAAACCATGGTGCGAATCTcgctttttattattttctgataagAACAAATGATACAAGGGGGAAATAAATAGACTACATCAAGgaataaacaaagaaaaaaatataaggTCAAATCGTCCCCTGGACCCAGCTCACTAAATCTAACAAGTCTCAATAGTAAAACAAAAATGATGTGAGAGTTTACAAGATGcagaaattgttttaaaaattcatTTGAGTTTTGTGAGAATACATATCTTTAGAGAATTACCGGCGTGTATCCAAATCCAGCTAATAAAGAGAACAAAAAAGCTTATAGTGGCATATAAAATCGGTCTTTCATAATTCCAAGTCATTATTAGCTTCACTGATACAGATAAAAATGTTATTACAATTACAGCTATTCAGGATTGAGATCATCTGGCACatcaaaatttataaatataccTGAAGGTTTGACACTAGACCACCAAATAAGGTATCTTCTGGCGAAAGAGTAGTATTATGAGTTTCCTTGAAAGCATCTGTAGGTCTCTCCATGCCTCCAGGTCTCACTATctgaaaaacatattttaaataaatcaaacatTAAACGCCCATTTGATAACGATTTTGCTTTTGATGAAATCGACCTTTGACTATTAAGGTTATACCAACTGGCAACTGCTTAGACCCATTATTTTCCTAGCTCAATTTATAACTTTCTGAAAACACTTCTGGAATCttgttaaatttaaatataaaagaaaaacaaaacaaaaatttgttaaaaaCAAAGTTGgatttttgaaaactttttaaGTTTCTAAAATGGGTCTAGGAATTCAAAAacgcttttttttttatgtaaataaataagcatggttttgaaaaaggaaacaaCATTCAAAAATACTATCAAACTGTCTCTGGGTCACCACAAATATATACTGAACAGGTACTAGTATTTTCTTACTGTATAAGGAAGACCACTTGCAATCAATGCTTCTTCTGCCTTCCTTTTCCACAAGAGGACTCCCCAAAACAAACTTTAGAAGCAAGTTACCAAAATTAGTTATTTAACATTAAAATTATGGAACGAAAAAAATTCATCTTTTGTGAAAGCTGAACTACTATAAACAACAAAAGTAAAATTTATCAATCATTTAAGAAAAACTAATCCATGGACACTTACTTAAGAATGGCAGCAGGAAATCCAATTTGGTTGGTTCCCAGGGACGTAAGCAGAATAAAGTGCTTCACTTTTACAACAGTTGCTACATGCAGAAATTTTGTCAATCTTATTTCCTCTTAACCTCAAGAACTTTAAGGAGGTTAAATATGAGAGCTTTATAGCTGACGCATTAAAAGCTAGTAAGCTCCACCAAAAGAACAATACATCTTTATTAAAAACAGTAATATAATAGAATCAAATCCTAGAATCACATACTCTGGATCATTTACACCAGCATATGTGATTGACTGATTGGCGTTGAATAGCTAGAGATATTGTTGTTAGTCATGACAATAGAAGATATTTCAGACTACTGTCATCTTTGGATATTTGTCTACTATCTTTAAGATTGTAAACTTAAATATTTAACTGATTACTGAATTGCTGTGTTTCTCCTTTCAGTTTCCCTAATTCCACTCATATTCTCTTCTATCTTtccctttcttcatttctatgaTTTTGTTTTCTCCTCTCTTATCCATCTCTTATGTGATTAAAATTTCTTGCATCTTGGAAGGTATGGTTCTAATGAAGAGAACCATAGTATTCCTATTTcatatatgttttaaaattaaaaataaataatgaaaaataaagcACCCAAAAAGCATCTTCTTACCTGCTTCAACCAAATTTTTGGTAGCCAGATAGTCAATTCGATAAGGTCCAGTAATGTCAAAAATCTCTTTCTCACTTGCACCAATGCAGCAAATAACTATTGATGCATTCCCTATCGCAGCTCCAATCTGATTTGGTTTCTCCAAGTCACATACCACAGTTTCAAGCTTTTCTACAGCTGGGCTAAAGACCAAAAACTATCTGTTATTTTCTTGGAATTTTTATTATTCAAGAATATCCAGTGTTCCCTTTACATTTTTGACAAGTAGATACAAGAGAAAATAGATGCTATGGGTAACAGGGCGGGGTTTGGGGGGACTTTTCGAACTTGCATTACCTTCATCAAGATTAATCTTTTTAACACTCTGCATATAAATGAAGTTTTTATCAATAACAAGCTGTTACTAAAAAATGGTAGTGAAATGTTTTTATCAATACTCAATGTTTTTTTACCTCAATAAGAGTTTCTGCCTTCTGAGAACTCCTTACACCGGCTCTTACCCGGAATCCAAGTTTCAAAAGCTCCCTGGTTAGGATTCACAGCTCTTTAGCATATAGCGTGCAGAGATCAACTGAAAGATGAATTGCTCCAATACGAAGCAAGAGATCGAACTTACCTCACTGTTCTTGAACCAACTTTTCCTGTAGCA
It contains:
- the LOC103495191 gene encoding protein TIC 62, chloroplastic, which codes for MECTCSSLRSPALTTVPSSLVRTAFLEKSLLNAQPLKFSNKKTYPLAGTLKFLHPRAQASSSTSNFSSEAAPTISKKEDSKNEDLVFVAGATGKVGSRTVRELLKLGFRVRAGVRSSQKAETLIESVKKINLDEAVEKLETVVCDLEKPNQIGAAIGNASIVICCIGASEKEIFDITGPYRIDYLATKNLVEAATVVKVKHFILLTSLGTNQIGFPAAILNLFWGVLLWKRKAEEALIASGLPYTIVRPGGMERPTDAFKETHNTTLSPEDTLFGGLVSNLQVAELMACIAKNPDLSYYKVLEVIAETTAPLISLEDLLRKIPSKVANGFPEKEYGAAQTVDSSPKQSSIAKEKESAEENVTEQPPSQSVSSEQLNIRKEKELAVANATKQSSSPYIAYEDLKPPTSPTPAAPVGKIDLNVVQGVSSSAQTSSVEASSEIAEANPPPAPAPEKAATLKPLSPYIAYEDLKPPTSPSPSVPSLSFSSASTSNGPPQPATYAINSPSAIPEAEDSKSEAHLPKPKKQQPLSPFTMYEDLKPPASPTPSL